The genomic window CGATATTAGTGGCTGATCTTCTACTTCTCGGTAATGAGTTCAACTATAGAGCTGTCCTCTGCGGAGCAGCAAGCCTACAAAACCATCACTACTGCAGACGAGTTACATCAAAGCGAGCTCTGGAAACGCTTGGATGTCAGTAGCCGAAAAGGGAGCCGCCTCGCCCGATCGCTGGCAGAGTATGGACTCATCGAGCGCACACAATCCACTCACAACGGGCGTAC from Halalkalicoccus sp. CG83 includes these protein-coding regions:
- a CDS encoding helix-turn-helix transcriptional regulator, translating into MSSTIELSSAEQQAYKTITTADELHQSELWKRLDVSSRKGSRLARSLAEYGLIERTQSTHNGRT